Genomic DNA from Bacteroidales bacterium:
CGGCTTTTATCGTTGATTAACTAACGCTCAATAAGCAATTTTATCATCGTTTGCTTATAGTTTGACATTAATCGTATAAAGTATATCCCGGTAGGCAAATGATTTACATCTATCTTTTCTTCACCATCGATGTTTTCATCTATTACCTTTTGCATAATGGCATTGTACATTTGTAAGTTTATTCTATCGGACAAATTTGACTTCACTACAAAATAGTTATTTGCCGGATTTGGAAAAACTACCATCGAATTAGCAAACGACGCACCTATACCAACTCCGGTAATAGTAATAGTATGGCAAGTAATAAGTGTATCGCACGCATAAAGCATCAAACAAGCATTATATTGACCATCGTTTGAATAACTATGAATAGGATTTGCTTCTGTAGAATTGATTCCATCACCAAACATCCATAAATAATTACCCGGCGTAGATTGATTGATAAAAGTTATGGTATTTTGCTGCTGGGTATAACTAAATGCAGCTATCGGCTGCTGCCCTTGTGGCACGGTTACTACAGCTACTTGACTACAGTTACTTGCATCGTTTATGGTAACAGCATAATAACCAGCTCCTAATCCACAACAAGTAGTAGAATTACATCCATTTGCCCAATTATAAGTATAAGGTGGAGTTCCATTTTCAGCATGTGCAGTTATGCACGCATCGGTATAATTTACACACGATGGAGGCACAATAGAATCAACCACCAGACTTAGCGATGTTTGATTATTTACAACAAAGAAAGTATCAGCCGAACAACCATTTGCATGAGTTACCGTTACAGTATATACTCCCGCCGGAAGATTCGAATTCATAACAACAGAATTATTTGTATTGGTCAGTACTAAACCATTCGACCAAAAATAATTATAAGGTGCTAAACCATTTGTTACTTGCAAAATAATGCCTCCATCGGCCATTCCGCAATTACTATTATTAATAAAACCTGTTAACTGAGGCTTAGGTTTTTGAACAACCTGAACAGGCAAAGTAGCAACACAGTTATCAGCATCCGTAATAACAATTGTATGACTTCCTGCATATAAATTATAAATGGTATCGATTGAATTAAACTGATGATAACCATCGTAATAAGGAGGTGTTCCGCCACTTACCTCGATAATTGCCATACCACCCGATCCCCCTTCGCAATAATCATAAAGACTTAATAGATTTACAACTAAAGGAGTAGAATGATTATTTAAAGTTACATATTGAGACACCTGACAACCAGAAACATCGGTAACTGTATAATAATATGTTCCGCCATCTAAATTAGTAAGGATATTGGTATGATTGTTAGGAAACCCATTCCAACTATAACTATAAGGACTCACTCCTCCACTCACTTGCAAAATAATAATTCCATTAGCACCACAATGAGGTTCCTGCACTTGAGTATTTACCGTCAAAAGGTTAGAATAATACAGTGTTATACTGTCAACAACTTGACAACCCAGAGAATCTGTAACCGTATAGTAATAAGTACCTTCGCCAAGATTTATAGCCGTATTGGTGGTTTGTGGTGGCTGAGTTGACCATAAATAAGTATAGGGCGTAACACCTCCTTCAGCTTGAATTTGAATAAATCCATTGTTCGATGTTAAACAAGACGGGAAATGCACATTTTGGATATGCGATGTTAAACTACTTTGACTATGAATAGTATATTGAGCAACTGCTGCACAATGATTTACATCCGAAACCGTAACATAATAAGTACCATTGCAAAGCAAAGAATCTTTGGAGCCCATGCCCGTGCTATCAACAAATTGTATCCCATTGCTCCATTGATATGTTAAAGGTAAATTTTGCGAGTTCGAAGTAGCCACTAATGAAGCATTGCAATGTTGTGCGCAAATATTGGAATCTTCTTGCTGAATGATAATACTTGGAGCACCTGCATTTACAATATCATAAGCAAGTAACGAATAACACTGATTCGCATTATAAACACTTACTTCATAATGTCCCGCAGGTATATTTTGAATAAACGAACTCGTTGAAGAAGTATTATTTGTTTGAAAACCTGTTGACCAGTGATATGAATAATTAGGAATTCCGTTTGCCGTAATACCAATAATGATATAACCATTATTTTGACCACAACTACTATTACCTACATTTGAAGTTACAACAGGAATTTTTGGACGCTGATATGCAACTGTATTACTGCATATGCCTTCGCTAAATTCAATTTTTAATTCCGGATTGCCCGATGAAAAGGGTACATGAATGGTAAATGGAATAGTATTCGTTCCGGAAACTGGTAAAACCGAAACCGTATTGCTCGGAATATCGGTTATTAAAACAGAACCACTACTTGGAGCGTTAGTTGCATAAATTTCGCCATTGATTTCATAACGATTCAAATTATCGCAATTGCCAACGGTTAATGATACTGAATCAATATTACACTGCACAAGTGGTTGACACGAAACACTACCAGCACCCGGCTGTCCTACATTGCTTTGAGAAATAACCATGTAACCATTTTGATTACTATAATTGGTAACCATAATAATATAATATTCGTTCACCAAAGCATTCAAAATATGAATATTCTCTTCTGCGTTTGGACTATAACTACAATCGACCATATTACCGGAAGGATAAAAGTTTGGATCTGAAGTATTACTAGGGCAATTCGAGCAATTAGCTGTAAGCATCGATGTACAAGGGGTATAAGCATCGTTAAAAGGACCCCAGCAAACAAAATCGATATCGTTATTGGTAGGAGAAGTTAAGTTAAAAATTAAATTACCGGGTTGCGAAACATGAATATTAAACCACATAGGGTTAGGTTGTGTAAATAAGCAACCATAATTAGGACCCGTTTCGGCTTGGGTATTAGTATTAAAAGGAATGGTATCGCTGGTTGCAAAACAAATAGATTGCGAATTGACACAGAGAGCATTCGTTGTATTCAACGAACTTGAAATAAAGCTGTGAGCATCTAAAAATATTCCTGAATCATAAATAGCATCTCCAATGTCAGCAATGACAATTCGCAAATGATAAGTTCTACCGGGGATTACTCCTGCTTTAGCTTTTAATGGTACTGTAAATCCATCAAACACAATGGAAGTGCCATTATCATTATTAACATAAAATTGACTATTATTTAAATTAACGCAATTAGATGAACTACCATAGCTTCCAACCGATCCTGAATTTATGGTATTGATATTTATAGGTAAATTTGTCCCCGGAACCAAAGCAATATTTTTATTGGAAAAATAATTTCCGATGGGATATTCTCCATTTATAAAAATACCAACTGCATCGGAAAACTGACTGCACACATATTCAGGATATTCTTCGCTAGCAAATACAAATCTTAACTCAATAGAATCACCCGAAGGAACAAAATCAAACTCCAAATAACCTGCATTAAAAGAGGTAGCCCCACCCATAGCACTTAATAAAGAATCGCCAGGCAAACCATTATCAAAAGAATAAAAGGTACTTGCAACATTAGGAATACCTGTTGTTCTCCCGGTAGATATAACAATTCCTGATGAAAGTCCTAAATTAGTTGTTTGTCCATTACTAAATGCCGATATACTATTTTTAAAAACAGACCCGGAATACGAGGCATTCATAACCTGAATCCCTGTTCCGGCCAAAAGCTGTGCTAATTCTAAAGCTGTTTTAGTAGTATCTATTTGCAATTGTGCAAATAACGTAAAAGCATTTATTGTAAAAACTAAAAGACCCATTAACTTTTTCATAGTAAAGAAATATTAAAATAACTTAACAAATATACAAATTTTTCTAAAACAAACAAAAAAATAAAAAAGGCTGCTCCATAGAGCAGCCTCTTAATTTCCTCACTAACGTAATTGTTATGCGGGATGAATTGCTTCAACCGGGCAAACATCTGCACATGCACCACAATCGGTACAAGTTTCGGGATCAATTTTGTAAATATCACCTTCAGAAATTGCACCTACTGGGCATTCATCAATACAAGTACCGCAAGCAGTACAATCGTTTGAAATTTTATAAGCCATCGTTTAAAAATTTAATTGGTTATTCGCTGCAAATATAAACATGTATTTTTAAAACAAAAATGATTTTTTTATTAGCAAATTGTAAATTATATGAATATTGCTTAAATTTGTCTCATTCAAAGTAAACAAGATGAAAACATTTTTTTTCATTATATTGATTATCGTTTTATCCATTCAAATAAAAGCACAACCGATACCCACCACCGAAGAGAATATCCCTTTTCTAGTTACATTTGGTGGTCAAAGCGAAACTAAATGGGGCGATGACGATTTCTGTCAAATATTCTTTATCCTAATTCCAACTAACTATATTCAACCTTTCTATTTAAGGGTTTTCGACCCCGATTGTGGTATTCAGTACGATGAAGCCAAAGGTCCATTTAACACTAAAACTAGCTTTAGCATTTATGGAGGAAAGGGCTGTTATACCGACCCCGACTCTAAAAACACCGATCCCAAAGGAAACTATAAAGCAGGTAACTTATTGGCTACCAAAACATTTACTGACGACAGTAAATACGATAATAGTTGGTACACTTTCGGGCCTTTTAACCCATCCGAAGGCGAAATGGTGCCCGAATTTGGAGGACATATATTTAAACTTATTGTTCAAGGAATTAGCGGCGATGACGGAAACCTTTATCGTATCTATGTTAGCACAGAAAAAAATGAAAACAAAGCTATTGAAGGAGGTAATGCGTTTACCTACGAATACACTTTTAGAATGCACGATAACCCATCAAATATTTCTCATATATATCCTTATATCGATGATAAAGTTATCTCAGTTAAAATTACTAATTTTGATTGGGACAACGATGGCATAATTCGAGTAATATCGGTAGCTAAAAATGGTTTAAAGGTAGATGTTTCTAACGAAGGAGATTGGAAAAATACCACACTCCCTGTTGTTGCCGAAGAAAAAAACACTTCGTTCGACATACAATTTGTAAAAAAGCAAGCTATTAAAAACAACAATGTAGTTATCTACGTAACGAACCAATACGGCGAACTACTTCCCTTTTATGTTAGTCCTATTGGCGGTATTCCTAAATATAAAGGGAAAATTAAAACAACACAAATTAAAAAGAAATAATTTCTGTTTATAGGGCAAATATGGTATGAGCAAAAAAAAATTTTTTTTCATTTTCTATTTCGTTTTTCAAACAATTGTCTTATGTTCTCAAAGCTTTCAATTTAAAGTACTTTCATCTGAAAACACCAACATTTATCCTTATATATATAGCCTCCATCAAGATAGCTTAGGATATTTATGGATAGGCACTGGCGATGGACTTTTTCTATACGATGGCAATACTTTAAATTCATATCCATTAACATTTATTTCTGGCGATAATTTTATTTCGTCCAGCACACTTAACCATAAAGGTATCTCATATCTAGGTTTAAACAATGGCACAATTGTTTATCGTCTTGAGCAAAAATTCTATCTAATTAAAGAAAGTTTACAATTTAAAAGTACCATTAACCAGCTTCAATTTTATAAAAATGAACTATGGGCAGCTGTTCAAAATAAAGGCATTTTTCGCATAGTAAATCATCATGTCCAAAAAAATCCAATTCTTATTCCCAACACACAAACGTATTGCTTTTTAATAAAAGAGAATCTAGTATTAATTGGAACATCCGATGGTGTGTATATTTATAACAACGGACACCTAAACCTAATAAGCAGCTTACCACAGACAAAAATTGAGTGCATATATCAAAATCCGTCATCTAATACCATTTTTATTGGAACAGAAGACGAAGGAATGATTGAAATAGCAATAAATAACGATAAAATCAAAATCATAAAATCCTATTCTTTTGTAAACAACATAAAAGATATTACTAGCGATGCAGATGGAAACTTATGGGTAGCAACCATGGGCGAAGGGGTTTATTTTTATCGTTACAATAAAGTTACAGGACTTTTTTCGCAAGAACTTCAGTTTACAACCGAAAATGGACTTCCAAATATGCAAATACGTAAATTATTTTTCGACCGTGAACATAATTTATGGATAGGAAGTTATGGCGGAGGATTATTTCAATATTATGAAAGCGCATTTAGCCATATACTACAAAAATATAACGATAAAGAATTATCGTTTACAGCACTTTGCAATTATAATGAATTTCTTATCGGAGCAACTAGTAATGGTAAACTTTATAAAATAAATATTAATGCTCCTCAACAATATATTCAATACGAAGTAAAAGAGCTTGAAAATCAAAAAATCAATAACCTCTTTGTTGATAATAGCTTAATACTTTGGATTGGTACAGAATACTCAGGTGTTTTTTTGCTCGATTTGCTTACCGGAAAAATCATTAAGCATCTCTATTTTCAAGATGAACTTCAAAATAACATCAGTTCTATTGACGGTTTTGGAAATTTTAAATGCGTTGGAACTAAAAATGGACTCATTGTTTTTAATTCTGAAAAAAAAGACTATGAATACCAAAAAATCACAACTGCCGAAGGATTACCTCATAACTATATCAATCAAGTATTGTGCGACGTACATGGCAATGTATGGGTGATAACCCCAACTAATTTTCTTACAAAATACAATTTTACTAACCAAAAAATCACTTTAAATAAAATTAACATCAATGATATTTTAAAAATCAATGCTATTTGTTTCGATCATAAAAATCAAACCTGGGCAGCAACTTATGGAAATGGCGTTTTTAAAATCGACACAGCCATTTTTAACTATACTACCTCAAATGGCTTATTTTCAGATTATACTTATAGCATAGCAGCAGACGAATCGGGTACCATCTGGGTTGGACACCGTCAAGGAATTTCATCCATTAAAGGGAATACGATTCGAACATTCTCTAAAAACATAGGACTATATGCCGATTGCAATCCCAATGCCATAACAATTGATAAAAATGGTTCTGTTTGGTTTGGAACAACTAAAGGTATTTTACGATACGACTTTAAAAAATCTGTTATCAATAAATATCCACCAACCGTTATTGTTACTAGTCTTAAAATAAATGATATCGAAAACGTTATTTCGCCCTATGTAGAGTTAGAATCTGGAAGATACAAAATTCAATTTTCGTTTACAGGTATTTCGCTTCGCGAATCAGAAGGCGTTACTTTTCAATATATGTTAGAAGGATACGATGCTGGCTGGTCTGAAATTACCACTAATAGAACGGTTCTATACCCAAGATTAGAAGAAGGAACATATACATTCAAAGTACTAGCATATAATTACGATAAGGTGGCATCTATTAAACCCTACACCATTACCATTCGTATTTTACCTCCTTTTTATAAACGTTGGTGGTTTATTTTAATTTCAATAGCTGTTATTGCCTATATTTTCTACCTAATTATTAAAATCCGCGAACGCAATTTACGCAGAATGGAAAAAATACTAAAAGAGAAACTAGACCAACGCACCAAAGAAGTAGTTAAACAAAAAGAACTTATTGAGCGAAAAAATAAAGATATAACCGACAGTATTCAATATGCCAAACGCATTCAAGAAGCTATTTTACCATCGTTAAGAATATTACACGAAAACTTCCCCCAATCGTTTGTATTTTATCAACCTCGCGATATTGTAAGTGGCGACTTTTATATGTTCCACCAAATAGACAAAAAGTTTATATTTATCTGTGCCGATGCTACCGGACATGGCGTTCCAGGAGCTTTTATGTCGCTTATTAGCAGCACCATACTCAAAGATATTTTACATTTGCAACAACATATAACTCCAAGTGAACTATTATATAAGTTAGATAAAGAGATATCCGATATTTTCAATCAAGATAACTCAGAAACACAAGATGGACTCGATTTATCTGTTTGTCTTTTTGACAAAGAAACTTATATGCTAACCTATAGTGCGGCTATGCGCCCCCTTATTATCTTTTCAGAACAAAAATGGACTTACTATAAAGGTAATCGTCATTCTATTGGATTTTCAAAATACGATATACACAAAACCTTTTACGATATACAAATTCAACTAAAACCCAACGATCGGTTTTACTTATTCACCGATGGATTACCCGACCAATTTAGCAGCCAAGAACATAAACTTAAAGTAAGCGGACTTATTCACTGGCTCGAGGAAATTCAAAAAATATCCATGACACAACAACACATTGAAATTCAGAAACGGCTTGTATCATGGAAAGGTAAAGAGCCACAAATAGACGATATTCTTTTAATTGGAATAGAAGTTTAAAAATATATAAATTAAAAAAAGTTAAATTTATCGTCAATAAATTGCATAATAAAAATAGGTACACTACTTTTGGTAAAAATTTTGATTAAAAGAAATAACTAATAAAATTTTCAACTATGAAAAAGCTAAATGTTTTAATTTTAACGCTTCTTATTGGAAGCATAAGCCTATGGGCTCAAACACAAAGTGCAAAAATTACTTTTACAGAAGAATCGTTCGATTTTGGTAAAATTGCCGAAGAAAAAGGTCCAGTAACGCACGAGTTTACCTTTACTAATACGGGTGCACAACCTCTAATTATTCAAAAGGTGAAGGCATCATGTGGATGTACTACACCCGATTGGACAAAAGACCCGGTATTACCTGGGAAAAAGGGCTTTGTTAAAGCTACTTATAATCCTCAAGGACGTCCAGGACCATTTAACAAATCCATTACTGTTACCAGTAATGCCGAAAATTCAAATGTAGTTCTCATTATTAAAGGCGAAGTTACACCTAAACCCAGAACCATAGAAGACGATTATCCTATGCAAATTGGTGGCATTCGCTTAAAAACCAATCACCTTGCTTTTATCAAAGTATTTAACAATCAAATTAAAACCGACAGCGTTCAAATTATAAATACTTCAACAGAAAACATTAAAATAACATTTAATAATGTACCTCAACATTTAAGTATAAAAGCAGTTCCTGCCGAACTAAAACCTAACCAAAAAGGCTCTATTGTTGTTACATACGATGGCAATAAACAAAAAGAATGGGGTTTTGTTATGGACAGAGTTGATTTAATGCTCAATGGCAAAACCGATCCGAACAATCGACTCTCAATCAGTGCAACTATCGAAGAAGACTTCTCAAAACTCACACCCGAACAAAGAGCTAATGCCCCCAAAGCAAACTTTAACACTAAAGAATTTAATTTTGGTACCATCAATGAAGGTGATGTTAAAGACTTTGATTTTATCTTAACTAACGATGGTAAAAGCGACTTAATTATTCGTAAAGTCAAAGCTTCGTGTGGATGTACTGCCGTTACACCTGCCGAAACAGTTATCAAACCCGGAAAATCGACAACCATTAAAACGTCATTCAATTCAACAGGTAAACCTGGAAAACAAAATAAAACGGTTACTGTTATAACTAACGATCCCGATAATGCTAATATTACACTGCGTGTTACCGGCGATGTTATAAAAAAAGAACAACCACAACAGCCCAATAACGGTAATAAATAATATTTAAATTCTTTTTAAAAAAACGCTAAGCTTTTACAGGGCTTAGCGTTTTTTTAATATCTTTGCACTATCCAAAACATGATTTTAGCCCAAAACATATCAAAAAGTTACGGAAACTTACAAGTACTTAAAGACGTTTCACTTACTATTCATAAGAGCGAAATCGTATCTATAGTAGGTGCAAGTGGTGCTGGCAAAACAACACTTTTACAAATATTAGGTACCCTTCAGCACCCCGATAGCGGAACTGTTTTAATTGACGGAGTTGATGTTCATAAATTAAAAGATATAGCATTATCTAAATTTAGAAATAAAAAAATTGGTTTTGTTTTTCAATTTCACCACCTTTTACCCGAATTTACAGCACTCGAAAACATTTGCATTCCCGGTTATATTTCTAGCAAAACAAAATCAGAAGTCGAAAAGAGAGCAAAAGAATTAAGCGAATTTATGAATATACAACATCGTTTAAATCACAAACCACATGAACTTTCGGGCGGCGAAAATCAACGAGTAGCCATAGCCAGAGCTTTAATCAATAACCCCGATGTGATTTTTGCTGACGAACCATCGGGCAATCTAGACTCTGTAAACACCCACGAACTCTTTTCGCTTATTTTATCGTTACGCGAACATTATAAGCAAACCTTTGTAATTGTTACACATAACGCCGAGTTAGCAAATATTTCAGATAAAATTTTCTACATGGCCGACGGAAAAATAGAATACGAAAATAAATTAAGTAAACAAACTCAATTAAAGTTTTAAGAAAAAAGAACTAATAAAAGCAAATACACCA
This window encodes:
- a CDS encoding T9SS type A sorting domain-containing protein — translated: MKKLMGLLVFTINAFTLFAQLQIDTTKTALELAQLLAGTGIQVMNASYSGSVFKNSISAFSNGQTTNLGLSSGIVISTGRTTGIPNVASTFYSFDNGLPGDSLLSAMGGATSFNAGYLEFDFVPSGDSIELRFVFASEEYPEYVCSQFSDAVGIFINGEYPIGNYFSNKNIALVPGTNLPININTINSGSVGSYGSSSNCVNLNNSQFYVNNDNGTSIVFDGFTVPLKAKAGVIPGRTYHLRIVIADIGDAIYDSGIFLDAHSFISSSLNTTNALCVNSQSICFATSDTIPFNTNTQAETGPNYGCLFTQPNPMWFNIHVSQPGNLIFNLTSPTNNDIDFVCWGPFNDAYTPCTSMLTANCSNCPSNTSDPNFYPSGNMVDCSYSPNAEENIHILNALVNEYYIIMVTNYSNQNGYMVISQSNVGQPGAGSVSCQPLVQCNIDSVSLTVGNCDNLNRYEINGEIYATNAPSSGSVLITDIPSNTVSVLPVSGTNTIPFTIHVPFSSGNPELKIEFSEGICSNTVAYQRPKIPVVTSNVGNSSCGQNNGYIIIGITANGIPNYSYHWSTGFQTNNTSSTSSFIQNIPAGHYEVSVYNANQCYSLLAYDIVNAGAPSIIIQQEDSNICAQHCNASLVATSNSQNLPLTYQWSNGIQFVDSTGMGSKDSLLCNGTYYVTVSDVNHCAAVAQYTIHSQSSLTSHIQNVHFPSCLTSNNGFIQIQAEGGVTPYTYLWSTQPPQTTNTAINLGEGTYYYTVTDSLGCQVVDSITLYYSNLLTVNTQVQEPHCGANGIIILQVSGGVSPYSYSWNGFPNNHTNILTNLDGGTYYYTVTDVSGCQVSQYVTLNNHSTPLVVNLLSLYDYCEGGSGGMAIIEVSGGTPPYYDGYHQFNSIDTIYNLYAGSHTIVITDADNCVATLPVQVVQKPKPQLTGFINNSNCGMADGGIILQVTNGLAPYNYFWSNGLVLTNTNNSVVMNSNLPAGVYTVTVTHANGCSADTFFVVNNQTSLSLVVDSIVPPSCVNYTDACITAHAENGTPPYTYNWANGCNSTTCCGLGAGYYAVTINDASNCSQVAVVTVPQGQQPIAAFSYTQQQNTITFINQSTPGNYLWMFGDGINSTEANPIHSYSNDGQYNACLMLYACDTLITCHTITITGVGIGASFANSMVVFPNPANNYFVVKSNLSDRINLQMYNAIMQKVIDENIDGEEKIDVNHLPTGIYFIRLMSNYKQTMIKLLIER
- a CDS encoding 4Fe-4S binding protein — protein: MAYKISNDCTACGTCIDECPVGAISEGDIYKIDPETCTDCGACADVCPVEAIHPA
- a CDS encoding SpoIIE family protein phosphatase, whose translation is MSKKKFFFIFYFVFQTIVLCSQSFQFKVLSSENTNIYPYIYSLHQDSLGYLWIGTGDGLFLYDGNTLNSYPLTFISGDNFISSSTLNHKGISYLGLNNGTIVYRLEQKFYLIKESLQFKSTINQLQFYKNELWAAVQNKGIFRIVNHHVQKNPILIPNTQTYCFLIKENLVLIGTSDGVYIYNNGHLNLISSLPQTKIECIYQNPSSNTIFIGTEDEGMIEIAINNDKIKIIKSYSFVNNIKDITSDADGNLWVATMGEGVYFYRYNKVTGLFSQELQFTTENGLPNMQIRKLFFDREHNLWIGSYGGGLFQYYESAFSHILQKYNDKELSFTALCNYNEFLIGATSNGKLYKININAPQQYIQYEVKELENQKINNLFVDNSLILWIGTEYSGVFLLDLLTGKIIKHLYFQDELQNNISSIDGFGNFKCVGTKNGLIVFNSEKKDYEYQKITTAEGLPHNYINQVLCDVHGNVWVITPTNFLTKYNFTNQKITLNKININDILKINAICFDHKNQTWAATYGNGVFKIDTAIFNYTTSNGLFSDYTYSIAADESGTIWVGHRQGISSIKGNTIRTFSKNIGLYADCNPNAITIDKNGSVWFGTTKGILRYDFKKSVINKYPPTVIVTSLKINDIENVISPYVELESGRYKIQFSFTGISLRESEGVTFQYMLEGYDAGWSEITTNRTVLYPRLEEGTYTFKVLAYNYDKVASIKPYTITIRILPPFYKRWWFILISIAVIAYIFYLIIKIRERNLRRMEKILKEKLDQRTKEVVKQKELIERKNKDITDSIQYAKRIQEAILPSLRILHENFPQSFVFYQPRDIVSGDFYMFHQIDKKFIFICADATGHGVPGAFMSLISSTILKDILHLQQHITPSELLYKLDKEISDIFNQDNSETQDGLDLSVCLFDKETYMLTYSAAMRPLIIFSEQKWTYYKGNRHSIGFSKYDIHKTFYDIQIQLKPNDRFYLFTDGLPDQFSSQEHKLKVSGLIHWLEEIQKISMTQQHIEIQKRLVSWKGKEPQIDDILLIGIEV
- a CDS encoding DUF1573 domain-containing protein; translation: MKKLNVLILTLLIGSISLWAQTQSAKITFTEESFDFGKIAEEKGPVTHEFTFTNTGAQPLIIQKVKASCGCTTPDWTKDPVLPGKKGFVKATYNPQGRPGPFNKSITVTSNAENSNVVLIIKGEVTPKPRTIEDDYPMQIGGIRLKTNHLAFIKVFNNQIKTDSVQIINTSTENIKITFNNVPQHLSIKAVPAELKPNQKGSIVVTYDGNKQKEWGFVMDRVDLMLNGKTDPNNRLSISATIEEDFSKLTPEQRANAPKANFNTKEFNFGTINEGDVKDFDFILTNDGKSDLIIRKVKASCGCTAVTPAETVIKPGKSTTIKTSFNSTGKPGKQNKTVTVITNDPDNANITLRVTGDVIKKEQPQQPNNGNK
- a CDS encoding ABC transporter ATP-binding protein, whose product is MILAQNISKSYGNLQVLKDVSLTIHKSEIVSIVGASGAGKTTLLQILGTLQHPDSGTVLIDGVDVHKLKDIALSKFRNKKIGFVFQFHHLLPEFTALENICIPGYISSKTKSEVEKRAKELSEFMNIQHRLNHKPHELSGGENQRVAIARALINNPDVIFADEPSGNLDSVNTHELFSLILSLREHYKQTFVIVTHNAELANISDKIFYMADGKIEYENKLSKQTQLKF